A single genomic interval of Coregonus clupeaformis isolate EN_2021a chromosome 36, ASM2061545v1, whole genome shotgun sequence harbors:
- the LOC121552389 gene encoding SNW domain-containing protein 1 → MSLTSFLPAPTQLSQDQLESEERARAQRSHSTALVSSRREPPPYGYRKSWVPRSLEDFGDGGAFPEIHVAQFPLEMGRRKKTSNALAVQVDAEGKIKYDAIARQGQGKDKVIFSKYTDLLPKEVLNDDAPELQKPDEEAVKELTEKTRDALMKQVSQKIAAAMPVRAADKQAPAQYIRYTPSQQGVAFNSGAKQRVIRMVEMQKDPMEPPRFKINKKIPRGPPSPPAPVMHSPSRKMTVKEQQEWKIPPCISNWKNAKGYTIPLDKRLAADGRGLQTVHINENFAKLAEALYIADRKAREAVEMRAQVEKKMAQKEKEKKEEKLRELAQMARDRRAGIKGHGGDKGGEDGEARERDEIRHDRRKERQHDRNISRAAPDKRSKLQRDQDRDVSELIALGQPNPRASSEAQYDQRLFNQTKGMDSGFAGGEDEMYNVYDQPFRSGRDMAQNIYRPTKSSDKDMYGDDLDTLMQSNRFVPDREFSGTDHGPRRDGPVQFEEDPFGLDKFLEEAKQHGGSKRPSTSRGSKDYDHDKKRRKE, encoded by the exons ATGTCGCTGACGAG CTTCCTACCGGCGCCGACTCAGCtgtcccaggaccagctggagTCCGAGGAGAGGGCCCGGGCACAGAGGTCCCACTCCACCGCCCTCGTCTCCTCCCGCAGAGAACCCCCTCCCTACGGCTACAGGAAGAGCTGGGTGCCCCGCTCTCTGGAA GACTTTGGAGATGGCGGTGCGTTCCCTGAGATCCACGTGGCTCAGTTCCCTCTGGAGATGGGCAGAAGGAAGAAAACCTCCAACGCCCTGGCTGTACAGGTGGACGCTGAGGGCAAGATCAAATACGACGCCATCGCCAGACAGGGACAGGGCAAGGACAAG GTGATCTTCAGTAAGTACACAGACCTGCTTCCTAAGGAAGTGCTGAACGACGATGCCCCAGAGCTGCAGAAGCCTGACGAGGAGGCTGTCAAAGAGCTGACAGAGAAGACCCGTGATGCTCTGATGAAGCAGGTCTCTCAGAAGATAGCTGCAGCTATGCCTGTGAGGGCAGCTGACAAACAGGCCCCAGCACAGTACATCAG GTACACTCCGTCCCAGCAGGGCGTGGCCTTCAACTCGGGGGCCAAACAAAGGGTCATCCGTATGGTGGAGATGCAGAAGGACCCCATGGAGCCCCCACGCTTCAA GATCAATAAGAAGATTCCTCGTggacctccctcccctcctgcaCCTGTCATGCACTCACCAAGCAGAAAG ATGACAGTCAAGGAACAACAGGAGTGGAAGATTCCTCCCTGCATCTCAAACTGGAAGAACGCAAAG GGTTACACCATCCCCCTGGACAAGCGTCTGGCGGCGGACGGTAGAGGACTGCAGACCGTTCACATCAATGAGAACTTTGCCAAACTGGCCGAGGCGCTCTACATCGCTGACAGAAAG GCCAGAGAAGCTGTGGAGATGAGAGCCCAGGTGGAGAAGAAGATGGCccagaaagagaaggagaagaaggaggagaagcTCAGAGAGCTGGCTCAGATGGCCCGAGACCGCAGGGCAGGGATCAAAGGTCACGGAGGAGACAAAG GTGGTGAGGACGGTGAGGCCAGGGAGCGTGACGAGATCCGCCATgacaggaggaaagagagacagcaCGACAGGAACATCTCCAGAGCCGCCCCCGATAAGAG GTCGAAGCTGCAGAGAGACCAGGACAGGGACGTCAGTGAGCTCATCGCTCTGGGTCAGCCCAACCCTAGAGCCTCCAGTGAGGCTCAGTACGACCAGAGACTGTTCAACCAGAccaag GGTATGGACAGCGGTTTTGCAGGCGGGGAGGATGAGATGTACAATGTGTACGACCAGCCGTTCAGGAGTGGCAGAGACATGGCCCAGAACATCTACCGGCCCACCAAGAGCTCTGACAAGGACATGTACGGAGATGACCTGGACACACTCATGCAGAGCAACAG aTTTGTTCCTGACCGTGAGTTCTCTGGTACGGACCACGGTCCTCGTCGTGACGGCCCCGTCCAGTTTGAGGAGGATCCCTTCGGTCTGGACAAGTTTTTGGAGGAGGCTAAGCAGCACGGGGGCTCCAAGAGACCCTCCACCAGCAGAGGCTCCAAGGACTATGACCACGACAAGAAACGCAGGAAGGAGTGA